From the genome of Candidatus Binatia bacterium, one region includes:
- a CDS encoding efflux RND transporter periplasmic adaptor subunit: protein MNLKVLSAPLAIAAALWLGCEQPAHQQAVAAEAKAVVVPVTVTSVAVRPSARVVNFVGTLYGNQEVTLSSQVEGQLEALNVDLGDQVTAGQVLAQIEDDQWRARLRETEAMLDKAQADEARGRQLVASKVISPQEYESVKTHAAVARAQSDTLRVTIRHARVESPISGAVAKRLVSAGEYVHPGSPLFTLVAEDPLKLRGDVPERFAHELQTGQPVQVRVDAFPDRPFMGRLARISPASNPENRSVAIEALVDNQDRALKAGFFANAAVVTSSDDRALMVPQEALITFAGVTKLFVIKDGTAHERQVRVGTRGSTGMVEITEGLQPDELVATSGLTKLENGITVSVKETAGGAQNPAS, encoded by the coding sequence ATGAACCTGAAAGTCCTCAGTGCGCCGCTGGCCATCGCCGCAGCCCTGTGGTTGGGCTGTGAGCAGCCGGCCCATCAACAGGCGGTTGCGGCCGAGGCGAAAGCGGTCGTAGTGCCGGTGACCGTGACATCGGTTGCGGTCCGTCCGAGCGCCCGCGTGGTCAATTTTGTCGGTACCTTATACGGCAACCAGGAAGTCACGCTTTCCAGCCAAGTGGAAGGTCAGCTCGAAGCGCTCAATGTCGACTTGGGCGATCAGGTGACGGCGGGCCAGGTGCTCGCCCAGATCGAGGATGACCAGTGGCGCGCACGCCTGCGGGAGACAGAGGCGATGCTGGACAAGGCGCAAGCCGATGAAGCGCGCGGCCGGCAGCTGGTCGCCAGCAAGGTCATCTCGCCGCAAGAGTACGAGAGCGTGAAGACCCATGCGGCAGTCGCTCGGGCCCAGAGCGACACCCTGCGCGTGACCATCCGCCACGCCCGTGTCGAGTCGCCGATCAGCGGTGCCGTTGCCAAACGGCTGGTGTCCGCTGGCGAGTACGTCCACCCCGGCAGCCCGTTGTTCACCCTGGTGGCGGAAGATCCTTTGAAGCTGCGCGGCGACGTTCCCGAACGCTTCGCCCACGAGCTGCAGACTGGCCAACCGGTACAAGTGCGCGTCGATGCGTTCCCGGACCGGCCCTTCATGGGGCGCCTGGCGCGCATCAGCCCGGCGTCCAATCCGGAGAACCGCTCGGTGGCGATCGAGGCGCTGGTCGACAACCAGGACCGTGCCCTCAAGGCGGGCTTTTTCGCCAACGCGGCCGTCGTGACCAGTTCCGATGACCGCGCCCTCATGGTGCCGCAAGAGGCGCTGATCACGTTTGCTGGTGTGACCAAGCTCTTCGTCATCAAAGATGGGACGGCGCATGAGCGGCAGGTGCGCGTGGGAACGCGCGGCAGCACGGGTATGGTGGAGATCACCGAGGGTCTGCAGCCCGATGAGCTGGTGGCCACCTCCGGTTTGACGAAGCTCGAAAACGGCATCACCGTCAGCGTGAAAGAGACCGCGGGCGGCGCTCAGAACCCGGCGTCGTGA